The Salmo trutta chromosome 22, fSalTru1.1, whole genome shotgun sequence genome contains the following window.
ATGTGGAGGATTTCATAgagcaactagctagctaacgactgTTAGCTCGCCAAAACAGTTAGCTTTGGCTAGCTACCTGCCATATTATCTATCCATCTGCAAGCTATCAGTCGGCGTCTCGTCGTGGGACACTAAAAAGGGAAAACCATGGATAAGGTAGCTAACTTAACGGCAAAACATTTTGTTTACAGAAGGCAGCTAGCTTGACAACTTAGTTATGGcagcttggctagctagctagcgtaatGCTAGCTAATGTCATGATCTTATCATGTGGCTGTTTATCTGAGTTGTTTAATCGTATGATCTCAATTAGTTATCTAGCTTGCTATCTGTCTTCTTGGTAACATTTCATGTTTCCATTGAATACTTGGCTAGCTTGTATCTTAGCTAGCCAAAAAGAATAGCCAGAAAGAATccaccaaacagacagacagggaacgcCCAGTGTCAGCCACTCATGGCATCAGCCCCCCGTTTCGAGCAGGGCAGGGGTGTACCCCACCCATGTCATGGTGACTTGGAGGACACGTATTCAAGAACGTTAGTGTTCTTTGCTTCTCAATTTGTCTAGTTTAAACCAAACGCTGTCAAATGGGCTATAGAGCATCCTTCATATTTAGCTAGAGGTCAACCTAGACATCCTGCAGGGCAGGAGGTTTGGTCACCCCTGAGCTACAGGATGGAAGATGCTCTGCAAAATTGTCTGTTTGGGTTCAGCCTACACCTTTACCCATAATACAACACAAACCGAATACTGTTCTTTTTCTAAAGGCGGATTTCTTAAAGGGTCTCCCCGTTTACAACAAGAGCAACTTCAGTCGGTTCCATGCAGACTCTGTGTGTAAAGCATCGGTGAGCACTGACTATTAGAACATTTTCCATGTAAAAGTGAAAGAGATAAGTCTTGCTCCATCTGAATCTCTATGAATTACTTTTTACAGAACCGAAGACCGTCCGTGTACCTCCCGACACGTGAGTACCCCTCAGAACAGAGTAAGTACCTCCATTCTTAGTCAAGAGGACAGACTTCATGAACATTCTTTTAATTTAGCTTTTCTTGGGAAAAATATACTGCTAGAAATAGAACTATGGGGATGAAATCTGAGTTTTGAAATTCTCTTTTACTTACCAGTTATTGTCACAGAGAAAACCAATATCCTCCTGCGTTACCTTCATCATCACTGGGACAAAAAGGTGAGGTTGATGGAGAGTTTGCGTTACTGAATAGATAGATGCTATCCAGGTGTGAATGTAAGGTGTCACAGACCAGGGCACTGGGAAGCATGGTCAGTCATGCTCACTCTTTAACGGAACATCAACTTTGTGGAGCAGGTTGTCAATCAGGTGTGTGTCCATGCTTTTAGTTTAGTGAGTGACAGTACTATATTTTCCCTCTCTGTTGAACAGAACGCAGCGAAGAAGAGGGAACAGGagcaaggagagggagggagtccagCACCTCCATGCAAAATCGCCAGGACAGATAGCCAAGAGATGAACGAGGATtcttaggagtgtgtgtgtgtgtgtgtacggaggAAGCACACGGACAGGCCCACCATGACAGACATGAAGACAAACAATCTGAGAAAGAGTCCGCCCAGGTTTGGGAATGACGAAAcattattttttcttttttttgttaccTTTTGCAAAAAGCTTCCTGTTAGGTCCAGTGTTGTCGTCAGCTTCACTGCCCAGCCTTGGCCTCATGGGGGCACTGCAACACCTTTCCACAGTTTGCTTCTGCAGACCCAAGTATACATTGTGAttgtgaactgctgcctgccacAACCCGGCCACCACAACAGGGGAAGAAACTACACCCCCCATCTCCCAGACTTGTGTTAATGTTCAATATGCATTATCTTCCATGATTCTGTTCtgaatttgtgtgtgttttgaagtTTGTGCTGGCTTGTTTTACTGTACATTTTAGGACTGAATTCTTTCATCTATTGCCCCCTACTGGTCAATAGGGGTAACATGACAAGTGACTCAACAGCTAACTAGCTTAGTTTGAATGTTTGCAGCTTTCTGGCAATGTATGCTGTTAAAAAGGGTATTATAGAATGGCAAGCCAAATTGTTTTAGTCACCAGGTGTTGACTACTCACTTTACCAGAATTGTTTGGAATTTGTTTACACTGTAATCGATGTACCCATTATGTATGTTTGTGAAGATCTCACCTTACCAGCACAACCAAGTGATAGCAGAGGTAGAGCAAAAAATAGAAGCCTATGTCAATATGAGGGGTGGCGAGAGAATGTTGTATTCAGTATGAAGACCTGTGTAAATACTATAGCCAGTGGCAGCTGTTAGATATTAAGATCTAGGCTTTATATTTCTCTAAAGAACATGACATTGCATCTGACTTTTGTCAAATAAATATATGTAGCTACATGGCTATAATAAGTATTTTGTGTAAATACTTATTATGGGGGGGGGTTGTGTGGAGAAGAGGATACAGGGATatataccacaggaggttggtggcaccttaattggggaggatgggctcttggtaatggctggagcggaatcagtggaatggtattaaGTACATAAAACACatgatttccatgtgtttgatgccattccatctgCTCCATTCCGGGCGTtataagccgtcctcccctcagcagtctcctgAGGTATATAAGTAACAGACCACTGCCATGGAATGCATGAACAGAAAGGTGCAGTCACCATCCTGCCTTGTTCCAGAGATTCAGCTTGTACTGGTGTTGTACTACTGTGCAATACTACACTGAATTCTGGAGTTTATTCAGAATgctgcagatagaaatgtaatgaaaaGAGCTGACGAGTAGTATCTGCTCTATATTATACATTTGTATGCACTTTTATGTTGGACCCTTCTGAACAGGCCCCAGACCTTTGTTAATGTTTACGCTGCCCAACAAAGTCACGGCAAGTCTATTTTCCCCTCCAGATGCTGCAATCGATGTGAGTTTCCTACTGTACTTGCCATTGAAGTGTAAAGACCTGCTCTACTCTTCTGCTAGACTAGACTGTTCTGAATATCCACTCTTTGCCTCACCCTGTTTTATTGTATATTAGGTCAAACTTTATTTTCAGCTTGGCTCCAATAAAAGCAGTGATCAAAAACTAATGTCCGTTGTCATGTTATTGAAACAATGTAAATTGTaaatttgtttcacacttttatattttgtgtgtgtaaaCAATAATAACACATTTCAATTTAAAattgttttattatctatatttcAGATCTTACAAAAATATGACAAAATAAATTAAAAGAAATAAATAATCCCATTTCCCAGTATCATATTTTTCTTGAaaagaaaacttttttttttgtacagtgGTACATTGGAAGAGCACATGATGTCTGGTCAGTTAGTGAGGCTGTTATGAAGATTTTTTATTTAGTTAGGACGGCATAAAGGGAAGGGTTCTACATACTGGTAGTAGGTGTACAGTACATCTCACCTCATCCACTTTTTACGGTCCAGTTAAACGACGAGGCTACAGTCCCCCTCCCCCGTCAGGCTATCCCATCAAACCAATACTGTAAAGTAACACTGCTTTAGAGACTGAATTTAGACAACTGTCCCAAACAATGTTTCATTAACAAAATTCCCTCTGCTCTCGTCTCACAACCATTCTAAGCATTTGTAACTAAGCAGTGCAGTGATAGAACATCAAAAGGTAAAGTCGTTCAGAGCACTTCCTTACAGTTTGAAGTTACATAGTTCCATTGATACTGACATGAGCCGTTTCTCTACTTCAAAGTAGCTCTGTCCGATAAAACCTAACCATAAGGGTTAACGTGTCGAGTGAGACCAAAGGTCATGCACCATGATGGCCGCTGACCCAACaaaggctgcatctcaatagtcttatAACGCGGTCTTAGCTctttgtctcctttccttcatctgcactgatctgaaaaaGGAAGGACAGGTCAAAGCAAGATGTTAGTTGCCTGCTGGGAATTTGCTTTCACATGCTCAGTTCTTTTTGATCAGAGATGGGGAAATAGAGGAAGCCGCTCAGAACTATTAAGTTGTTAACCTGTATCAAAGGTGAAACAAACCCAGAAACCAAGCCAGTGTGTTCCAGAGGCACCGCAGGCAGGTGTACCGTGGATGATTGTTACTGACAATGGCCTACGACAGATCATCTAATCAAACACTTGTCTGACAGCATCTGCTTCACTACAGTAAATGAGAAATATCTCAATCGTGTCTCTCATCCGTGGCCTAGTTATTTGGCATTATTCACAAAttaatgatgatgacgatgacgaTATTAACCAAATGGTTTCCTTATAATGACTTAATTGGctgtagagggaggaggaaaTGTGATGATGAAATCAAACGTCACTCACTCCCACACAAACTGCTATTTCTCTTTCCTTATTGCCTTGAAGTGCCTTTTCAACTCAAATCCCATGTAACTACTACTTCTACCACaactagttcagtcagtcagagatGTAACTACCACaactagttcagtcagtcagagatGTAACTACCACaactagttcagtcagtcagagctGTAACTACCACaactagttcagtcagtcagagatGTAACTACCACaactagttcagtcagtcagagatGTAACTACCACAACTAGTTCAGTCAGAGCTGTAACTACCACaactagttcagtcagtcagagctGTAACTACCACAACTAGTTCAGTCAGAGCTGTAACTACCACAACTAGTTCAGTCAGCCAGAGCTGTAACTACCACAACTAGTTAAGTCAGAGCTGTAACTACCACAACTAGTTAAGTCAGTCAGAGATGTAACTACCACaactagttcagtcagtcagagctCAATACTTATTGTTGCCACTATGTTCATGAAAATGCTATATTCAGTCTCAATGCAGAAGCATGAACCATGCCATTATGTTGTAGCTTGAAGTACATTAAAGATAGGCAATCCATGCAAAATGAAAGAAGGTTATGTATGTTTTAGGCCAAAATGCATATTTGACAGGCATTTTAGTTAACTTCATCTCATATTTAAAGCACAGAGAGAAATGATCAGAGATGAAGAGAATATAGTACCAGGGGAGATTCCTAAGATTAAGCTTCCTATTTCAgacaggaggtgtgtgtgtttcagcccAGATGGAGTGATGGGATGTTCCCTATTGATACCCACACTAAGAATCCAGGTCAGCTGGACACCCTATTGGGTGGTGGAACGCAGCCTGAAGAGGTGGAGTACTAACAGATCCTATTGGTGGAACGCAGTCTGAAGAGGTGGAGTACTAAGATCCTATTGGTGGAACGCAGTCTGAAGAGGTGGAGTACTAACAGATCCTATTGGTGGAACGCAGTCTGAAGAGGTGGAGTACTAACAGATCCTATTGGTGGAACGCAGTCTGAAGAGGTGGAGTACTAAGATCCTATTGGTGGAACGCAGTCTGAACGGTGGAGTACTAACAGATCCTATTGGTGGAACGCAGTCTGAACGGTGGAGTACTAAGAGATCCTATTGGTGGAACGCAGCCTGAAGAGGTGGAGTACTAAGAGATCCTATTGGTAGAACGCAGCCTGAAGAGGTGGAGTACTAACAGATCCTATTGGGTGGTGGAACGCAGTCTGAACGGTGGAGTACTAACAGATCCTATTGGTGGAACGCAGTCTGAAGAGGTGGAGTACTAACAGATCCTATTGGTGGAACGCAGTCTGAACGGTGGAGTACTAACAGATCCTATTGGTGGAACGCAGTCTGAAGAGGTGGAGTACTAACAGATCCTATTGGTGGAACGCAGTCTGAACGGTGGAGTACTAACAGATCCTATTGGTGGAACGCAGTCTGAACGGTGGAGTACTAACAGATCCTATTGGTGGAACGCAGTCTGAACGGTGGAGTACTAAGAGATCCTATTGGTAGAACGCAGTCTGAAGAGGTGGAGTACTAACAGATCCTATTGGTGGAACGCAGTCTGAACGGTGGAGTACTAACAGATCCTATTGGTGGAACGCAGTCTGAACGGTGGAGTACTAACAGATCCTATTGGTGGAACGCAGTCTGAACTGTGGAGTACTAACAGATCCTATTGGTGGAACGCAGTCTGAACGGTGGAGTACTAACAGATCCTATTGGTGGAACGCAGTCTGAACGGTGGAGTACTAACAGATCCTATTGGCGGAACGCAGTCTGAACGGTGGAGTACTAACAGATCCTATTGGTGGAACGCAGTCTGAACGGTGGAGTACTAACAGATCCTATTGGTGGAACGCAGTCTGAACGGTGGAGTACTAACAGATCCTATTGGTGGAATGCAGTCTGAACGGTGGAGTACTAACAGATCCTATTGGTGGAACGCAGTCTGAACGGTGGAGTAGTAACAGATCCTATTGGGTGGTGGAACGCAGTCTGAACGGTGGAGTACTAAGAGATCCTATTGGTGGAACGCAGTCTGAACGGTGGAGTACTAAAGGCATGGACCAGTAAAAGACTAGTGTTGTGTCTGTGCCACTGTCCCTCTAACACTGTATTATTGCAAAGATCTTAGCCAGAAAGGATGGAGTGGTGGTGCATAGTTCATGTTTCTGTCTCTAACGCTGTGCTGAATCTCACTTGCTGTGGAGCACCATGGTTCTTCTTTTCAATGAAGACTGGGATTTAATATGAGTTCATAAGCACAGATGTAACATCAGATTAACGTCCCCAAATCCTAACGTTAGCAATAGGGGTGGGGAacgcaaaactgaccttggatcagtaTCCAGgggcaacttcatcctactcTAAGTTAGATGTATAAAACGCTCTCTTGTACTCTGGCACCATCCTCTGGCCACATTATAGAAAAGAAAATGGTTGAATTATCCCTTTGGATTTGCTTACAAAAGGAATTTAGAAATCTGTCATCTCTATGCTATCACTGCCAGTGTAGTCAGAAAGGTGATGCTTTGGCAACGAATCCCATTTGAAATAAATAGAATAAACAACATAAAATACATATCAGCTCTCAAATGAATGATGGGGACCAGCAGCCACCTGGGATTTAGGAACTAGGGATGTCGGATGAAATGACAACAGCATCTACAGTACAAGATACTAGCAATAATAAAATCCAAGGTTtgtatatgttatgttatgttatgaggCAGACCGGTATAGTTCTTCCTTCCACCTGCAGTCAGAACAGGCTCTGCTGTCTCAGTGCAGAACGTCAGGGTTTAGTGCAAATCTTCTCtctttctatgtctagtctactCACTAATCTAGTCAGATCTGTGTGCTGAAATGGAAAGCCACTAGTATACTGTGTAGAATGTCTCTCTGCAGGCTTGAATGGAGAGAGATTAGAATGGCATACAGTAAACTACAGGAACCCAGACTTTCCATGATACATACCGTGTACTGTATAATCCACATCAACATCCTGTCCTATCAGTcaaaacaactctctctctctctctctctctctctctctctctcctgcaagACAGATTCTGTCTTTTATCAAATGATTTTCATCTCTGCCTTTCACAACGTCAAACACAACATCCTGTTTCCCACACACTGTGTCAGACATACACTTCAGATATTGCCGTTGTTTTCATgggatgtactgtatatacaaaactCATGACTGCTCACGTATGCCTTCAGATGGGAGTGTGGGTGAAAAACAAAGAACTGGACGTATTTTGCAGTACTGCTCAGATTTGAAACACTGATTTGATATTGCTCGGCTAGCACCGCCGGTTCGTATAAGTAGAAAAGCCGATCGGCCGTCACAGTTAAAAATGAGTCTGATATCAGGCCACCATTGTGTGGTGACTGTGAAAGGTGTCATTATGCTTTTGATTCACACACACCAATCCATTTTTTTCTTCTGACCTCGAAACCAGGATGTTATGTTTCAGTGGCAAGATGGCCGCCAGGATGCTTACAATTTTCAGAATAGAATAAATCAAGAAACACTGCTCTCCCTTTTTTTGAAAATGCTCGGAAAGCATCAGAAATGCAGCTCATGCATTTCTATATGTATTGCAGAAAAaaggggattgtgtgtgtgtgtgtgtgtgtgtgtgtgtgtgtgtgtgtgtgtgtgtgtggccacggGTAAAAGGGTGGGTTATGTCTTCACCATTAAGCCTGAAAGTCTCTCAGCAACAGCAACAATGCAGACCCACACATCccatcatcattaccattagTCCCCCTCCCAGCCCCCAGGCAGCATCTACATACACAACCTCAGATCCAGACAGCACGGAGAGAGGCTTGACCTTTTCTCCCCATACGTTTCTCCTTCTAGTAGATATATTAAGCTAAGTTCTCACAGCAGTTTGTCATCTCCCTATCCAAAGAGAGCCTAGACTTTAGGGTCTGAGGAGTCTGTGTGGTGTCCGTTCTCCCCCTCATCCCCTCCAGGCGAGGGGATCTCATCCGGCACCCCATTCAGGTCAGACTTGGTGAGCTGTTTGTCAGATCCCTGGGAACCCTCCCCTGGTCGGGGTAACTGGGACCCATTCACACAGGAGCCCCCCTCTGACTTCCCAAAGTTAAACAGTTTCCCAGGGTTGAACGACTTGCTCGGCGACTGAGACCGCTCCTGGTTACCGCCGGGGGCGGTCGCGGTCGTCGTGGTATTCGTTGCCGTGGCTGCGGCTGCAGCGGCAGCAGCCGCTTCCTTCTTATTCTCAGGCGActtgaggaacttgaagctgagGAACCCGGGGAGCTTGGGTTCGTTTCCGGTGGGAGACTGAGGGGAGCGCGCGCTGCCGGAGGAGAACTTGCTCTGTAAGGGGGTGATCAGTTTGAGCTTCATCACGTTGTTGTTGGCCAGGAGGGAGCTAGGCCTCTTGGGCTTGtccccacctccacccccaccagAGCGGGACTTCCCCCCGTGGCTCTTGTCGTGGTGGTGTTCTCCCCCGGAGGAGTcctttccctcatctctctccctctccctgcgaGCCTGGTGCTCcgtctgcctctgcctctcctcctcctctctcttcctcctctgtaGCTGTTGATAGTGCTGCTGCGCCTGCCGCTCGTGCTTCTGTTGGGAGATTAACAACCGCTACAACAACTCACGCAATCACAGTCTGACAAACATGTGCACACTCTGAACTGTGAAACTATCTGGCCATGATGGTCATATTCAATCTTAACCTCTACcaggtacagccagaagaggatagCCCTCTGAGCCggtttcctctctaggtttcttcctccTGGACAGTTTACCCAATCTGCTTCTGCTTCTGCTTGCTCTTTGAGGTCTAGGCCAGCTTACTGTTTCACTTTGGGTTACTGGGTCACTTTGTAACAACTGGTGATGTAAAAAGGTttttataaatcaatttgattgattATTGCTTGATTGATAGAATGAATTGCTCACAACACCAATGTGATTCAGGCATTGACCAAACAAGCCATTATAACAATTTACCTTAAAAGCCTCCCTGCGTTGGTACTCCAGTTTGGCCATCTCCTCCCCCACCCAGCTGGGGATGTCTGGGATTGCTACGTGAATGATGTACTTCAGCAGGATGGCAAAgtgctgtgagagagagacagaaagagagatgggagggagagagagaggagggagagagagagagaaaaagggggaaagagagagagaggagagaggagatatacagtatatatagtacatactgagtatacaaaacatggatctttccatgatatagactgagcaggtgaatccaagtgaaagctatgatcccttatttatgtcacttgttaaattcacttcaatcagtgtagatgaagaggaggagacaggttaaagaaggatgtttaagtcttgagacaattgagacatggattgtgtatgtgtgccattaaaacatgggcaagacaaaatatttaagtgcctttgaacggggtatggtagtaggtgccaggctcatcggtttgtatcaagaactgcaacgctgctgggtttttcacgctcaacagtttcccatgtgtatcatgaatggtccaccacacaaaggacatccaaccaacttgacacaactgtgggaagcattggagttaacatgagccagcatccctgtggaacgcttttgacatcTTGTCGAGTCCATGCAccgacgaactgaggctgttctgtggGGAAAAgcagggggtgcaactcaatattaggtgttcttaatgtttggtatactcagtgcataagtaaccggtgtgaaattacctttacaatgaagatctgtgaagttatt
Protein-coding sequences here:
- the dda1 gene encoding DET1- and DDB1-associated protein 1; its protein translation is MDKADFLKGLPVYNKSNFSRFHADSVCKASNRRPSVYLPTREYPSEQIIVTEKTNILLRYLHHHWDKKNAAKKREQEQGEGGSPAPPCKIARTDSQEMNEDS